The DNA segment TTCAGCCGGCCGTAGTCGACCTTGACCGACGCCGTGCTGCCGGACGCCACATACGGGGACACCAGCACCCCGTACGAGTTGGCGTCGGTCAGCTTGACCTTGGTGCCCGGCGTGCCGTCGGCGTTGGCCGTCCACACTTCGAATGTCAGGGTCGACTTTTCCCCGTCGGCGTCGGTGACGGTGTTGCGCAGCACGACCTCGGGGGCGACGACCCGCCATGTGTCGCCGGACTTGGTGAACTTCGGGCCGGCGGACGGGTTACTTCCCGACACCGGACGCGACCCTGCCGTGATGGACATCTCCGCTTCCGGTCCGTGGACCTTCGGCGGCGCGGCCAGCGGACCAGGCCCCTTCGGTGAACCGGCGGCGGAAGCCGTTCCCGCCCCGGCCAGAACAGCAAGAACGGCGCCAGCTGCCATGCAGCGCAGCGCCGCCGTTATACGTGTGCGTCTCAACGATCCTCCGCTAAGGGCGCGAATGTTCGACGCAACCCCATCACGCGCAACTCCCGTAGGACAGAGGGAAGATCGCCATTCTGAGCGCGCGACGCTCGTACGGTCGGCCCCGCCGCCATCCTCGGATGGACTGTCGCGGCGGCACCCCGGAAGCAGCCGTAGGGCCCCGCAGCAATCTGACCTTGTTGGCTAATTCCTTCGGGCCTCGGCGACCCGGCGGCGGACAGTAGCTGGCCCGCGTCTGGCGGGAGGGCGCGATGGCGTGGGACGCGGTTTGGCGCGGGCTGTGGTCGGTCAAGCGCGGCGCTACCCCAACCAGCGCTCGGCGGCCCGCATGACGCCGACGTCGACGCGCGGCTCCTCGTTGCGGAGCTGGAACAGATGACGGCGACACCGTCGTCCGCCCCGTGGTGATCCACCCCGCCCGCGAGCAAGGGCCAGAGCTCCACACGCCGTCACGCTCACAAGCGGTCCTTTGTGAAAGCAAGATCATTTACAGACCGGGAAGACCCTCCGGAACCCGGATCGGTTCTCAGAACCCGTTCTCACTCAAAAGAAGGCCCGACCCCCTTCTGAGACTTGCATTGTGCGAAAATCCGGTCCCATGACGGCCCCTCAGCAGCCTTCGCCAACCGGCCGGTCGGACGCGGACGACGTTGACCAGCACGCATGTCCGAAGTGTGACGCGCAGCCCGGCTCGCCGTGCCGCTCGCGCGGCGGCGCGGTCGCCTCCGCCTACCACACACGCCGCTTCACCCTGGTGCCCCGGCTGAAGAAGGCGCTGCGGGTGCCCACCCCGGCCGACCGCGGACCTGGCCGGCCGTGGCGGCCGGGCACCCCGCCGCCGTCGCCGATCGACCCGGACCTGCCGAGCGCGGACATCCGCATCGGCTACGCCCGCTGCTCGACCCTCGGGCAGGAACTCGACTCCCAGCTCGACGCCCTCAGCAAGCACGGCATCCCGAGGGGCAAGATCTTCAGCGAGAAGATCAGCACCCGCATCCATGTACGGCCCAAGTTCGAGGAGGCGCTGCGGACCGCGCGGGAGGTCAAGGCGCACGCCCCGCACTGCCGGGTCATCTTCACCGTGTACGAGATGAAGCGCCTCGGCCGCGACGCCGCCGAGCTCACCGCGCTCGCCGACCACCTCACCGCCCACGGCCTCATCCTGGAGATGCTCGCCGGACCCCTGCCTGGCATCTACGACCCCACCGGCCCGGGCAAGCTGCTGTTCGCGTTTTTCGCCGCGATGGCGGAGACCGAGCGGGAGAACATCCGGGAGTCCACACTCGAAGGGCTCGATACCGCGGCCCGCAAGGGCAAGCACGGCGGCCGGCCCCCGGTCATCACCGACGACATGCTCCACACCGTGCTCCGGCGCCGGGCGAACGGTGAGTCCGTCGAGCAGATCCAGCCCGACCTGATCATTCCCACCGGCAAGCGCAAGGGCCAGAGCCCGTCCGTCGCCAGCATCTACCGGGCGCTCGCCGAACACGCCAAACGCGGGTCGTATCCCGAAGCCGTCGAGGAGGCTCACGCCGACTTCACCGCCCTCACCGGCAACGAAGTCCCTGAACCCCGCGCAGAAACCAAGGCCCTAACGACACGCTGAGTTACTTTTCACTTCGTGGCAGCTTCGGGAGAACAGGGCCGAGGAGGCCGCCGAGGCCACCTGGCGGGTGGCGCTCGGCTTCCTCGAGACGCTGGAGAACGACTGACGACGACAACCGCGCGGGGTCAGACCGGGCTGTCGGCGCGCTCGATCTGCTGGGTGCCGTCGAGCGTCCGGTAGGAGCGGGCCCACCTGGACGTGGCGGCCGGGTCGGTGCGGCTGGAGACCACGTAGTAGTCCATCTGCGCCCGCGTGGACGTGATGTCCAGCACGCCGTAGCCGTGGCGGTCGGTGTCGACCCACCGGACGTGCCGGTTGGTGGCCTTGATCAGGGGGGAGGCGAGCGTGGTGACGGTGCCCTCGGGGACCTCGACGGCGTCGTCCAGGTTGTCCGAGGTGACCGAGGTCACGACGAACTCGGCGGCCGCCGAGCCGGAAACCGGGTACGTGCCCGCGTTCACCGGCACGTCGTTGGCCCACGCCATGTGGATGTCGCCGGTGAGGAAGACCGTGTTGCGGATCGCGTTCGTCCGCAGATGGGCGAGGAGCTCCCGGCGGTCGTCGGTGTAGCCGTCCCACTGGTCGGTGTTGAGGGCGAGGCCCTCCTGCGGCAGACCGAGCAGCTTGGCGACCGGTTTCAGCAGACTGGCGGGGAGTGCGCCGAGCGCGAGCGGCGAGATCATCACCGAGGTGCCGACCAGCCGCCAGGTGGTGTCGGACGCCGACAGCCCCGACTTCAGCCAGTCGAGCTGGGCGCGGCCGGTGAGCGTACGGTCCGGGTCGTCGACGCCGCCGTCGCCCACGGAGACCTGTCGGGAGCGGAAGGAACGCAGGTCCAGCAGCGAGAGGTCGGCGAGCCTGCCGAAGCGCAGTCGCCGGTAGGTGGTGCCGGCGACCGCGGGACGTACCGGCATCCACTCGAAGTAGGCGCGCTTGGCGGCGGCCTGACGCGCGGCCCAGGCGCCCTCCTCGCCCTCGGTGTGGTTCTCGGCGCCGCCGGACCAGGTGTCGTTGGCGATCTCGTGGTCGTCCCAGATCGCGATGACCGGCGCCTTGGCGTGCAGCGCCTGGAGATCGGGGTCGGTCTTGTACGTCGCGTGCCGGAGGCGGTAGTCGGTGAGGGAGACGATCTCGTGGGCGGGCGCGTGCGTGCGGACGGCCCTGCCGCGCGTGCCGTACTCGCCGGAGGCGTACTCGTAGATGTAGTCGCCGAGGTGCAGCCAGGCGTCGAGGTCGCCGCGGGCCGCGAGGTGGCGGTACGCCGAGAAGTGCCCGGCCTCGTAGTTGGAGCAGGAGACCACACCGAAGCGCAGACCGCCCACGGCGGCGTCGGCGGCCGGGGCGGTGCGGGTGCGGCCGACGGGGGAGCCGGCGGTGCCTGCGGAGAAGCGGAACCAGTAGTCGGTGGCCGGCGCGAGGCCGCGGACGTCCGCCTTGACGGTGTGGTCGGTGGCCGCGGTGGCGCGGACCGAGCCCTTCGCGACGACGGTGGTGAACGCCCTGTCCAGGGCGACGGTCCAGGTGACCTCGGTGTCGGGGCCGAGTCCCGAGCCGGGTATCGCCTCCGCTGTCGGCGTCACGCGGGTCCACAGCAGGACGCCGTCCGGCAGCGGGTCGCCGGAGGCCACACCGTGCAGGAAGACGGGGGCCGCGGCGGTGACGGCGCGGGCGGGCAGCGCGGCGGTGAGCGGTGCGGCGAGGACCGCGCTCGCGGCGGCCGCCCTGACGAGCGACCGGCGGCGGGGGGACAGGACGCCGGGGTCCGTGGTGGCGGGGGCAGGGGTGGCGCCGGCCGGGGCGGGCGCGGTGCTCTCGGATGATCTGCGTCGAGTGGTCACAGCCGATCAGGTTACTGACCGGTACATGCCAGAGCGGGCGAACTCGCCAAAGTTCGCCCGCTCTTCAGCGTGCGGTCGGCCGACCGCGATCGAAATCCGGCCGCACGCCCCCGGATCCGGGGGTCAGGCCTCGAGCGCCTTGTCGATCGCGGCGGTGAACTCGGCGACCGTCATCGGCGCGTTCTGCCCGTCGGACCCGGTGAGCTTCTCGCCGTCCATCCTGAGCGTGGGGGTGCCCTGGACGCCGCTGCTGTCGAACTTGTCGGACATCTCCAGCGCCCACCTGTCGTAGGTGCCCTCCTCCACGGCCGTCTGGAACTCCTTGTTTCCCTTCAGCTCCTCGACGGAGTTCGCCACCTCGATCAGGTAGGAGTCGTCCTTGAACTTGTCCTCGCTCTCCTCGGGGTGGTACTCGGCCGAGTACAGCGCGGACTTGTAGTGGAGGAACGCCTCGGGACTGACGTCCAGCGCGGCGCCCAGGGCGCTCAGGGCGTTCCTGGAGCCCTCACCGGTCAGGTTGCGGTCGAGGAACGAGGCACCGATGAACTGGACCTTGTACTTGCCGTCCGCGACGTCCTTGTCGATCGTCCCGCCGACGGTCTGCTCGAACGAGGCGCAGATCGGGCAGCGCGGGTCCTCGTACAGCTCCAGGGTCTTCTTCGCGGTGTCCTCGCCGATGACGACGGTGGTGCCGTTCTCACCGCTGGTGTTGGCCGGCTTGACGAGCTTCGCGTCGGCGGCGGCCTCCCATGCGCCGGGCTGGTTGGCCTGGACGACGGCGTAGCCGATGCCGGCGGCTATCGCGAGGACGCCGACGACCGAACCGGCGACGATCAGCTGACGCCTGACCTTGGCCTTCTTGGCCTCGCGCTCGCGCTCGACGCGCAGACGCTCACGGGCCGCCGTCTTCGCCGCCTGGGTGTTCCGCTTGCTCATGGTGATGCTCTCCACTGGGGACGCGCACAGTGTGTGCGGGATAGGTAGGGGACTACGGGTGCTCGGCACGGAGCCGACGCCGGAGGGCCGAGCCGTCTCAGGCGAGGGCGGTGGAGCACGGCGGTCCACGCCGTCCCAGGAAGTACACGAGGATCCGGTCCACGGCCGTGGTGGTCCGGTGGTCCGGGCGGGCCGGCCGGCGAACCTTCGGTGCGCGGCGCACGGTGACCGCGGCGACCACCAGCCGCAGGGGCCGGACCACTGTCGAGGCTGTCGCCGTCACCGCGCCCAGCAGTTGGGCCAGCGCCCGCTCGCCGCGGTGCAGCCAGGCGGCGGCAGACAGCCCGACGCCGATGTGCGCGCCGAGCAGCAGCCACGCGGTGGCCGGGTCGGCCTGGGCGAGCACCCCGGCGAACCGGTCGCCCCCGTGGGCCGCGGTACCGGCCACCTGCGTCAGCGGGGTGCCCACGCCGTCACCGCACAGCACGTCGAAGCCGACCGAACGCAGCGGGCCCGCGACGGGGCCGCCCATCCGGCCGTAACAGACGTGCTGGCCGGTGGTGAAGACGGTGTCGGCGGCCAGCTCCAGGGGGATCAGCAGGGCGGCGATCCGCCCGAAGGAACGCTGCCGGCCCGCGAGCGCGTACGCCAGGCCGAACACGGCGACGCCGATCACCGTCACCGTGCTCAACGGCAGGGGAGCCCCGGACAGCAGCACGTGCGACGCGGTGCTGAGGGCCACGACCACGGTCGTGAACAGCGCCGCGCGTACCGCTCTGAGCGGGGCTCCGGATATGTCCATGGTGGGACCGAGTCTGTCATGCGCTCCGGTAAGGGATCCCTAAAGGGCTCCGGTTGGCGGAAACTGCCCGGCCGGGGCAGCCCCGGCCGGGAGGAGGGAGGGCAGCCCCGGGATCACAGGCCCGGGATCCTGCCGTTGCGGAACAGGTCCAGGAAGATCTGGTGGTCCTCGCGCGCACGGGCGCCGTAGCTGTGGGCGAAGTCGGCGAGCAGCGGCTCGAGCCCGTCCTCGTCGGCCGCGATCGCCGCGTCGATGGCCCGCTCGGTGGAGAACGGCACCAGGGACTCGCCGGAGGTGTCGTCCGCCGCCGCGTGCATCGTGGCCGTGGCCCGGCCGAGGTCGGCGACGACCTGGGCGATCTCGTCGGACTCGTCGATGTCGCCCCAGTCGAGGTCCACCGCGTACGGCGAGACCTCCGCGACCAGCTGCCCCGCGCCGTCCAGCTCGGTCCAGCCCAGCCACGGGTCGGCGTGCGCCTGCAGGGCGCGCTGGGAGATCACCGTGCGGTGGCCCTCGTGCTGGAAGTAGTCCCGGATCGCCGGGTCGGTGAGGTGCCGCGAGACGGCCGGGTGCTGCGCCTGCTTGATGTAGATCACCACATCGTTCTCCAGGGCGTCACTGTGCCCCTCCAGCAGGATGTTGTACGACGGCAGTCCGGCCGATCCGATGCCGATGCCCCGGCGGCCCACGACGTCCTTCACCCGGTAGGAGTCCGGGCGGGCCAGCGAGGCGTCCGGCAGCGTCTCCAGGTAGCCGTCGAAGGCGGCGAGGACCTTGTAGCGGGTGGCGGCGTCGAGCTCGACCGCACCGCCGCCGGAGGCGAAGCGGCGCTCGAAGTCACGGATGACGGTCATCGAGTCCAGCAGCCCGAACCGGGTCAGCGAGCGGGCGTCGCGCAGCGCGTCGAGCAGCGGGCCCTGCGCGGTGTCCAGCGTGAAGGGCGGCACCTCGTCGCTCTTCACGCCGGTCGCCAGCGCGTGGATCCGCTCCCGGTACGCGGCCGTGTAGATCCGCACCAGCTCGGTGATCTGCCCGTCGCTGAGCGCCTTCGCGTAGCCGATCAGCGCCATGGAGGCGGCGAAGCGCTTGAGGTCCCAGGTGAAGGGGCCGACGTAGGCCTCGTCGAAGTCGTTGACGTTGAAGACCAGACGGCCGTTGGAGTCCATGTACGTGCCGAAGTTCTCCGCGTGCAGATCGCCGTGGATCCACACCCGGGACGTCCGTTCGTCCAGGTAGGGGCCGCTGTACGTCCTCCCACCGCCCCGCCCGGCGTTCTCGGCGTCCAGATCGTGGTAGAAGAGGCACGCCGTGCCCCGGTAGAACGCGAACGCCGAGGCCGCCATCTTCCGGAACTTCACGCGGAAGGCGGCAGGATCGGCGGCCAGGAGCTCGCCGAAGGCGGTGTCGAGGACGGCGAGGATCTCCTCGCCGCGGTGCTCGTCGTCGAGCTGCGGGACCGACATCGCTGGGTGCCTCCTGGTACGGGATGTTCCGGGGACGGCTGATCCGTCCCCCGTCCAACGCGCGACGCGTCACGGGAGTGCCCGCGCCACAGGCCCGAAGGTACGTCCGGGAGCCCTCGGGTGTCAGTGCCGGGGCATAGACTTCGACGCTGTCCCCGGACTGTCGGCAGGCGGTCCGAAACCCGTCGCCGAGAGTTCTCCCTGGAGGCCGAACCGTGTCGAAGACGCCGTTCACGCACCTGCACGTCCACACCCAGTACTCGCTGCTGGACGGTGCCGCGCGGCTCAAGGACATGTTCAACGCCTGCAACGAGATGGGCATGAGCCACATCGCCATGTCCGACCACGGGAACCTGCACGGCGCGTACGACTTCTTCCACAGCGCGCAGAAGGCGGGCGTCACCCCGATCATCGGGATCGAGGCCTATGTCGCGCCCGAGTCGCGGCGGACCAAGCGCAAGATCCAGTGGGGTCAGCCGCACCAGAAGCGGGACGACGTCTCCGGTTCCGGCGGTTACACCCACAAGACGATCTGGGCGGTCGACCGCACGGGCCTGCACAACCTCTTCCGGCTCTCCTCCGACGCGTACGCCGAGGGCTGGCTGCAGAAGTGGCCGCGGATGGACAAGGAGACCATCGCCAAGTGGTCCACCGGACTGGTCGCCTCCACCGGCTGCCCCTCCGGCGAGGTCCAGACCCGGCTGCGCCTCGGCCACTTCGACGAGGCGCTCAAGGCGGCCTCCGACTACCGGGACATCTTCGGCAAGGACCGGTACTTCCTCGAGCTGATGGACCACGGCATCGAGATCGAGCACCGGGTCCGCGACGGCCTGCTGGAGATCGGCAAGAAGCTCGGCATCCCGCCCCTGGTCACCAACGACTCGCACTACACGTACGCGAACGAGGCGACCGCGCACGACGCGCTGCTGTGCATCCAGACCGGCAAGAACCTCTCCGACCCCGACCGTTTCCGGTTCGACGGCACCGGCTACTACCTCAAGTCAACCGACGAGATGTACGCCATCGACTCCTCCGACGCCTGGCAGCAGGGCTGCGCCAACACCAGGCTGATCGCCGAGATGGTCGACACCACGGGCATGTTCGAGAAGCGCGACCTGATGCCCAAGTTCGACATCCCGGAGGGCTACACCGAGGTCACCTGGTTCCGCGCGGAGACGATGCGCGGCATGGAGCGCCGTTTCCCCGGCGGCATCCCCGAGGACCGCATGAAGCAGGTCGAGTACGAGATGGACACCATCATCTCGATGGGCTTCCCCGGGTACTTCCTCGTCGTCGCCGACTTCATCATGTGGGCCAAGAAGCAGGGCATCGCCGTCGGCCCCGGCCGCGGCTCCGCGGCCGGCTCGATCGTCGCGTACGCGATGGGCATCACCGACCTGGACCCGATCCCGCACGGTCTGATCTTCGAGCGGTTCCTCAACCCCGAGCGCGTCTCCATGCCCGACGTCGACATCGACTTCGACGAGCGCAGGCGCGTCGAGGTGATCCGGTACGTGACGGAGAAGTACGGCGCCGACAAGGTCGCCATGATCGGCACCTACGGCAAGATCAAGGCCAAGAACGCCATCAAGGACTCCGCACGCGTGCTGGGCTACCCGTACGCCATGGGCGACCGGCTCACCAAGGCCATGCCCGCCGACGTCCTCGGCAAGGGCATCGACCTCGACGGCATCACCAACCCCTCGCACCCGCGCTACAACGAGGCCGGCGAGATCCGCGCGATGTACGAGAACGAGCCGGACGTGAAGAAGGTCATCGACACCGCCAAGGGCGTCGAGGGCCTCGTGAGGCAGATGGGCGTGCACGCGGCCGGCGTGATCATGTCCAGCGAACCCATCGTCGACCACGCCCCGATCTGGGTGCGGCACACCGACGGCGTGACCATCACGCAGTGGGACTATCCCCAGTGCGAGTCGCTCGGCCTCCTGAAGATGGACTTCCTGGGCCTGCGCAACCTCACGATCATGGACGACGCCATCAAGATGGTGAAGGCCAACAAGGGCATCGACCTGGAGATGCTCGCCCTCCCGCTGGACGACCCCAAGACCTTCGAACTGCTCTGCCGGGGCGACACCCTCGGTGTCTTCCAGTTCGACGGCGGCCCGATGCGCTCTCTGCTCCGCCAGATGCAGCCCGACAACTTCGAGGACATCTCCGCCGTCTCGGCCCTCTACCGGCCGGGCCCGATGGGCATGAACTCGCACATCAACTACGCGGAGCGCAAGAACGGCCGCCAGGAGATCACCCCGATCCACAAGGAACTGGAGGAGCCGCTCCAGGAGGTGCTGTCGGTCACCTACGGCCTGATCGTCTACCAGGAGCAGGTGCAGAAGGCCGCGCAGATCATCGCCGGCTACTCGCTCGGCGAGGCCGACATCCTGCGCCGCGTGATGGGCAAGAAGAAGCCCGAGGAACTGGCGAAGAACTTCGTCCTCTTCAAGGAGGGCGCCCGCAAGAACGGCTACAGCGACGAGGCGATCCAGGCCCTGTGGGACGTGCTGGTCCCCTTCGCCGGCTACGCGTTCAACAAGGCCCACTCCGCCGCGTACGGACTCGTGTCGTACTGGACCGGGTACCTGAAGGCGAACTACCCGGCCGAGTACATGGCCGCGCTGCTCACCTCGGTCAAGGACGACAAGGACAAGTCGGCCGTCTACCTCAACGAGTGCCGCCGCATGGGCATCAAGGTGCTCCCGCCGAACGTCAACGAGTCCGAGTCGAACTTCGCCGCACAGGGCGACGACGTGATCCTCTTCGGCCTGTCCGCGGTCCGCAACGTCGGCACCAACGTCGTCGAGTCGATCATCAGGTCCCGCAAGGCCAAGGGGAAGTACGCCTCCTTCCCGGACTACCTCGACAAGGTCGAGGCCGTCGTCTGCAACAAGCGCACCACGGAGTCGCTGATCAAGGCGGGCGCCTTCGACTCCATGGGGCACACCCGCAAGGGCCTCACCGCCCAGTACGAGCCGATGATCGACAACGTGGTCGCGGTCAAGCGCAAGGAGGCCGAGGGACAGTTCGACCTCTTCGGCGGCATGGGGGAGCAGGAGACCACCGAGCCCGGCTTCGGCCTCGACGTCACCTTCGCCGACGACGAGTGGGACAAGACCTACCTGCTCGCACAGGAACGGGAGATGCTCGGGCTCTATGTCTCCGACCACCCGCTGTTCGGGCTGGAGCACGTCCTGTCCGACAAGGCCGACGCGGGCATCTCCCAGCTCACCGGCGGCGACTTCGGCGACGGCGCGGTCGTCACCATCGGCGGCATCATTTCCGGCCTCCAGCGCAAGATGACCAAGCAGGGCAACGCCTGGGCGATCGCGACCGTGGAGGACCTCGCCGGTTCCCTCGAGTGCATGTTCTTCCCCGCGACCTATCAGCTCGTCTCGACCCAACTCGTCGAGGACGCCGTGGTGTTCGTCAA comes from the Streptomyces sp. KMM 9044 genome and includes:
- a CDS encoding alkaline phosphatase D family protein, which encodes MTTRRRSSESTAPAPAGATPAPATTDPGVLSPRRRSLVRAAAASAVLAAPLTAALPARAVTAAAPVFLHGVASGDPLPDGVLLWTRVTPTAEAIPGSGLGPDTEVTWTVALDRAFTTVVAKGSVRATAATDHTVKADVRGLAPATDYWFRFSAGTAGSPVGRTRTAPAADAAVGGLRFGVVSCSNYEAGHFSAYRHLAARGDLDAWLHLGDYIYEYASGEYGTRGRAVRTHAPAHEIVSLTDYRLRHATYKTDPDLQALHAKAPVIAIWDDHEIANDTWSGGAENHTEGEEGAWAARQAAAKRAYFEWMPVRPAVAGTTYRRLRFGRLADLSLLDLRSFRSRQVSVGDGGVDDPDRTLTGRAQLDWLKSGLSASDTTWRLVGTSVMISPLALGALPASLLKPVAKLLGLPQEGLALNTDQWDGYTDDRRELLAHLRTNAIRNTVFLTGDIHMAWANDVPVNAGTYPVSGSAAAEFVVTSVTSDNLDDAVEVPEGTVTTLASPLIKATNRHVRWVDTDRHGYGVLDITSTRAQMDYYVVSSRTDPAATSRWARSYRTLDGTQQIERADSPV
- a CDS encoding DUF2252 domain-containing protein, with the translated sequence MSVPQLDDEHRGEEILAVLDTAFGELLAADPAAFRVKFRKMAASAFAFYRGTACLFYHDLDAENAGRGGGRTYSGPYLDERTSRVWIHGDLHAENFGTYMDSNGRLVFNVNDFDEAYVGPFTWDLKRFAASMALIGYAKALSDGQITELVRIYTAAYRERIHALATGVKSDEVPPFTLDTAQGPLLDALRDARSLTRFGLLDSMTVIRDFERRFASGGGAVELDAATRYKVLAAFDGYLETLPDASLARPDSYRVKDVVGRRGIGIGSAGLPSYNILLEGHSDALENDVVIYIKQAQHPAVSRHLTDPAIRDYFQHEGHRTVISQRALQAHADPWLGWTELDGAGQLVAEVSPYAVDLDWGDIDESDEIAQVVADLGRATATMHAAADDTSGESLVPFSTERAIDAAIAADEDGLEPLLADFAHSYGARAREDHQIFLDLFRNGRIPGL
- a CDS encoding DsbA family protein encodes the protein MSKRNTQAAKTAARERLRVEREREAKKAKVRRQLIVAGSVVGVLAIAAGIGYAVVQANQPGAWEAAADAKLVKPANTSGENGTTVVIGEDTAKKTLELYEDPRCPICASFEQTVGGTIDKDVADGKYKVQFIGASFLDRNLTGEGSRNALSALGAALDVSPEAFLHYKSALYSAEYHPEESEDKFKDDSYLIEVANSVEELKGNKEFQTAVEEGTYDRWALEMSDKFDSSGVQGTPTLRMDGEKLTGSDGQNAPMTVAEFTAAIDKALEA
- a CDS encoding recombinase family protein; translation: MTAPQQPSPTGRSDADDVDQHACPKCDAQPGSPCRSRGGAVASAYHTRRFTLVPRLKKALRVPTPADRGPGRPWRPGTPPPSPIDPDLPSADIRIGYARCSTLGQELDSQLDALSKHGIPRGKIFSEKISTRIHVRPKFEEALRTAREVKAHAPHCRVIFTVYEMKRLGRDAAELTALADHLTAHGLILEMLAGPLPGIYDPTGPGKLLFAFFAAMAETERENIRESTLEGLDTAARKGKHGGRPPVITDDMLHTVLRRRANGESVEQIQPDLIIPTGKRKGQSPSVASIYRALAEHAKRGSYPEAVEEAHADFTALTGNEVPEPRAETKALTTR
- the dnaE gene encoding DNA polymerase III subunit alpha, whose product is MSKTPFTHLHVHTQYSLLDGAARLKDMFNACNEMGMSHIAMSDHGNLHGAYDFFHSAQKAGVTPIIGIEAYVAPESRRTKRKIQWGQPHQKRDDVSGSGGYTHKTIWAVDRTGLHNLFRLSSDAYAEGWLQKWPRMDKETIAKWSTGLVASTGCPSGEVQTRLRLGHFDEALKAASDYRDIFGKDRYFLELMDHGIEIEHRVRDGLLEIGKKLGIPPLVTNDSHYTYANEATAHDALLCIQTGKNLSDPDRFRFDGTGYYLKSTDEMYAIDSSDAWQQGCANTRLIAEMVDTTGMFEKRDLMPKFDIPEGYTEVTWFRAETMRGMERRFPGGIPEDRMKQVEYEMDTIISMGFPGYFLVVADFIMWAKKQGIAVGPGRGSAAGSIVAYAMGITDLDPIPHGLIFERFLNPERVSMPDVDIDFDERRRVEVIRYVTEKYGADKVAMIGTYGKIKAKNAIKDSARVLGYPYAMGDRLTKAMPADVLGKGIDLDGITNPSHPRYNEAGEIRAMYENEPDVKKVIDTAKGVEGLVRQMGVHAAGVIMSSEPIVDHAPIWVRHTDGVTITQWDYPQCESLGLLKMDFLGLRNLTIMDDAIKMVKANKGIDLEMLALPLDDPKTFELLCRGDTLGVFQFDGGPMRSLLRQMQPDNFEDISAVSALYRPGPMGMNSHINYAERKNGRQEITPIHKELEEPLQEVLSVTYGLIVYQEQVQKAAQIIAGYSLGEADILRRVMGKKKPEELAKNFVLFKEGARKNGYSDEAIQALWDVLVPFAGYAFNKAHSAAYGLVSYWTGYLKANYPAEYMAALLTSVKDDKDKSAVYLNECRRMGIKVLPPNVNESESNFAAQGDDVILFGLSAVRNVGTNVVESIIRSRKAKGKYASFPDYLDKVEAVVCNKRTTESLIKAGAFDSMGHTRKGLTAQYEPMIDNVVAVKRKEAEGQFDLFGGMGEQETTEPGFGLDVTFADDEWDKTYLLAQEREMLGLYVSDHPLFGLEHVLSDKADAGISQLTGGDFGDGAVVTIGGIISGLQRKMTKQGNAWAIATVEDLAGSLECMFFPATYQLVSTQLVEDAVVFVKGRLDKREDVPRLVAMELQVPDLSNAGTNAPVVLTIPATRVTPPMVSRLGEILGHHKGDSEVRIKLQGPTRTTVLRLDRHRVKPDPALFGDLKVLLGPSCLAG